Proteins encoded within one genomic window of Salipaludibacillus agaradhaerens:
- a CDS encoding 2-oxoglutarate dehydrogenase E1 component has translation MENQSIRLSEGWSQFYGPNLGYMLDKYEEYEKNPQSVEDELKEFFKYWGAYSEEANLKQSTVNEPRSLAQGDQDGYYKAMQAIKLADSIRRNGHLMADISPINLEEKPSILTYADFDLTEEDIKKIPPQLISPNSHQSFSNGLEALEHLKETYTKRLAFEFNQVHDMEERRWLFEKVESRDYLPEISDEKRLALFKRLNKVEGFEHFIHKTFKGQKRFSIEGLDTMVPMLDEIVRESVEDGTEKIMVGMAHRGRLNVLAHVLGKPYEMIFSEFHDAPNKDLVPSEGSVGINYGWTGDVKYHLGADRAIKERQTDATITLANNPSHLEFVNPVVEGFARAAQEDRSKPGYPKQTKHKALPILIHGDAAFPGQGIVAETLNLSQLYGYSTGGTIHIIANNMIGFTTVSGDSRSTKYASDPAKGYQIPIIHVNADDPEACIAAAHLAHLYQREFHKDIVIDLIGYRRYGHNEMDEPLATQPSLYKKIKEHPTVFERYAEELIDRGLIEKAEKINIRETFSSKLEAFFEKIKRNKRKFIDESMTPPAYVRSTLEGIETKVPIEQLRKLNEDLLIFPEKFNVFPKLEKILKRRVASLKDEGKIDWGLAETLAFGTILSEGIPIRLTGQDSERGTFSQRHLVLHDYNSNDIYSPLHTLPTAKASFAIHNSPLSEAACVGFEYGYNVQSPETLTIWEAQYGDFSNGAQVIFDQFLSSGRAKWGQKSGMVLLLPHGYEGQGPEHSSGRMERFLTLAAENNWHVANLTRASQYFHLLRRQSKLLKENEIRPLVLMAPKSLLRNENVASSPYDLSEGKFETILVNDQLGNEKTEVDRIVFCSGKVAVELEEQIKENVAELNWLQVIKVEEIYPFPSKKIKEVMDHYPNLKELIWLQEEPQNMGAWHYIFPYLQDLRSENMRVGFIGRKRRSSPAEGDPKVHKKEQNRIITEAITRKREGSPE, from the coding sequence ATGGAAAATCAATCTATCAGATTGAGTGAAGGATGGTCGCAATTTTATGGACCTAACTTAGGGTACATGCTTGACAAGTACGAAGAATATGAAAAAAATCCTCAATCTGTTGAAGATGAATTGAAGGAATTTTTCAAGTATTGGGGAGCATACAGTGAAGAAGCTAATTTAAAGCAATCTACTGTTAATGAGCCTCGTTCCTTAGCACAAGGAGATCAAGATGGCTATTATAAAGCAATGCAGGCGATAAAGTTGGCAGATTCGATTAGAAGGAACGGACATCTGATGGCAGATATTTCTCCTATTAATTTAGAAGAAAAACCCTCAATTTTAACGTATGCAGATTTTGATCTAACCGAAGAGGATATTAAGAAAATTCCTCCGCAACTCATTTCTCCTAATAGTCACCAGTCATTCAGTAATGGGTTAGAAGCACTTGAGCACTTGAAAGAAACGTATACTAAACGTTTAGCATTTGAATTTAATCAAGTGCACGATATGGAAGAACGTCGATGGTTGTTTGAGAAAGTGGAATCTCGTGATTATTTACCGGAAATTTCTGATGAAAAGCGTCTAGCGTTATTTAAACGTCTAAACAAAGTTGAAGGTTTTGAACACTTTATCCATAAAACATTTAAAGGACAAAAAAGGTTCTCCATCGAAGGATTGGACACCATGGTTCCCATGCTCGATGAAATTGTGAGAGAATCTGTAGAAGATGGGACAGAAAAAATTATGGTAGGTATGGCTCATCGGGGTAGATTGAATGTATTAGCCCATGTTTTAGGCAAACCATACGAGATGATTTTTTCTGAATTTCATGATGCACCTAATAAAGATTTAGTGCCCTCAGAGGGTTCCGTAGGTATTAACTATGGTTGGACAGGAGATGTTAAATATCATCTAGGTGCTGATCGAGCCATTAAAGAAAGACAAACGGATGCAACGATTACGCTAGCTAATAATCCAAGTCATTTGGAATTTGTCAATCCTGTCGTAGAAGGATTTGCTAGAGCCGCTCAAGAGGACCGTTCAAAACCTGGTTACCCAAAGCAGACAAAACATAAAGCCTTACCAATATTAATTCATGGCGATGCAGCATTTCCAGGTCAAGGTATCGTAGCAGAAACGTTAAATTTAAGCCAATTATACGGCTACTCAACAGGGGGGACGATTCATATAATTGCTAATAATATGATCGGTTTTACCACAGTGAGTGGTGATTCCCGCTCTACGAAATATGCGAGTGATCCAGCTAAAGGATATCAAATACCAATTATCCATGTTAATGCTGATGACCCAGAAGCCTGTATTGCAGCAGCACATTTAGCCCACCTGTATCAAAGAGAATTTCACAAGGATATTGTTATTGATTTAATCGGTTATCGTCGGTATGGACACAATGAGATGGATGAACCTTTAGCAACACAACCCTCATTGTATAAAAAAATAAAGGAACACCCCACTGTTTTTGAACGCTATGCTGAGGAGCTAATTGACAGGGGGCTTATAGAAAAAGCAGAAAAGATTAACATAAGAGAAACGTTCTCATCAAAATTAGAAGCCTTTTTCGAAAAGATAAAACGAAACAAAAGAAAGTTTATTGATGAAAGCATGACGCCTCCTGCTTATGTGAGAAGCACACTTGAAGGAATAGAAACAAAAGTTCCTATCGAGCAATTACGAAAGTTAAATGAAGATTTGCTCATATTTCCAGAAAAGTTTAATGTTTTTCCGAAGCTAGAGAAAATATTAAAACGGCGTGTGGCATCATTAAAGGATGAAGGGAAGATTGACTGGGGACTTGCTGAAACGTTGGCATTTGGAACGATTCTATCAGAGGGCATACCTATAAGATTGACAGGTCAAGATTCAGAAAGGGGCACCTTTTCTCAACGCCATCTCGTATTACATGATTATAATTCAAATGATATCTACTCGCCTCTTCATACGTTACCTACTGCTAAAGCGTCTTTTGCCATTCATAACAGTCCTCTTTCAGAGGCTGCTTGTGTAGGGTTTGAGTATGGTTATAACGTACAGTCACCAGAAACATTAACAATTTGGGAAGCGCAATACGGTGATTTCTCCAACGGTGCACAAGTTATTTTTGATCAGTTTCTATCCAGCGGAAGAGCCAAGTGGGGGCAGAAATCAGGAATGGTACTCTTATTGCCCCACGGGTATGAAGGACAAGGGCCAGAACATTCAAGTGGTCGTATGGAACGATTTTTAACCTTAGCGGCTGAAAATAATTGGCACGTTGCAAATTTAACGCGAGCAAGTCAATATTTTCATCTCCTCCGAAGACAGTCTAAGTTATTAAAAGAGAATGAAATCAGACCTCTTGTACTTATGGCACCTAAAAGTCTCTTAAGGAATGAAAATGTTGCCTCTTCACCTTATGACTTAAGCGAAGGTAAATTTGAAACTATTCTCGTGAACGATCAGCTTGGAAACGAGAAAACTGAGGTTGACAGGATTGTTTTCTGCTCGGGTAAAGTAGCCGTTGAATTAGAAGAGCAAATAAAAGAGAATGTAGCAGAACTTAATTGGCTACAAGTAATAAAAGTTGAAGAAATTTATCCATTTCCTTCTAAGAAAATTAAAGAAGTCATGGATCACTATCCGAACTTAAAAGAATTAATTTGGTTACAAGAAGAGCCACAAAATATGGGAGCATGGCATTATATCTTTCCGTATTTGCAAGATCTTCGTAGCGAAAACATGCGTGTTGGTTTTATTGGTAGAAAGCGCCGGTCAAGTCCTGCAGAAGGGGATCCAAAAGTCCATAAGAAAGAGCAAAATAGGATTATAACTGAAGCTATTACGCGTAAACGGGAAGGGAGTCCTGAATAA
- a CDS encoding aminotransferase A: MEAKLNTNVKTIQISGIRQFFNRVQDFPDAVQLTLGQPDFPTPDHVKAAAKEAIDSNKTTYTPNAGLLELRKYACDYVFKKYALHYDPVTEIVVTNGASQGIDVTMRTILEPGDRVLIPAPVYPAYEPIIRLCGAEPIFIDTTHSAFKLTVSQLKAHMDPKVKAIILPYPSNPTGAVLSEKELANLAEYLQKIDVFVVADEIYSELNYNKTHQSIATMEGMRDKTIVINGLSKSHAMTGWRVGFVFAPASITQHLVKVHQYNVSCASSISQYAAIEAVKNGTQDSEFMRKQYKERLEFVIERLQSIGIPVIIPEGAFYVFPSIKASGLSSFDFALRLLEEEKLAVVPGDAFSSFGEGYIRLSYAYALHELEEALLRLGNFWIKVMN; this comes from the coding sequence TTGGAAGCAAAACTAAATACTAATGTAAAAACAATTCAAATATCAGGCATTCGCCAATTTTTTAACCGGGTACAAGATTTTCCAGACGCTGTTCAATTAACTCTAGGTCAACCTGATTTCCCCACACCAGACCATGTAAAGGCTGCTGCGAAAGAAGCGATAGATTCTAATAAAACAACCTATACACCTAATGCAGGATTACTAGAACTCAGAAAGTACGCATGTGACTATGTATTTAAAAAATATGCATTACATTATGACCCTGTAACTGAAATTGTTGTAACAAATGGGGCTTCACAAGGAATAGATGTGACAATGAGAACCATATTAGAACCAGGAGATCGTGTCCTTATTCCGGCCCCTGTTTATCCGGCTTACGAACCTATCATCCGCTTATGTGGTGCCGAACCAATTTTTATAGACACGACTCATTCTGCTTTTAAGCTTACTGTCTCCCAATTAAAAGCTCATATGGATCCAAAAGTAAAAGCTATCATTTTACCTTATCCGTCCAACCCAACTGGGGCGGTATTATCAGAAAAAGAATTAGCCAACCTAGCAGAATATTTGCAGAAAATAGATGTTTTTGTAGTGGCAGATGAAATTTACTCAGAATTAAATTACAACAAGACACATCAATCTATAGCTACAATGGAAGGTATGAGAGATAAAACCATTGTGATCAATGGACTAAGTAAATCGCATGCTATGACGGGGTGGAGAGTAGGCTTTGTTTTTGCTCCAGCATCAATTACACAACATCTTGTTAAAGTACATCAATACAACGTAAGCTGCGCAAGCTCTATTTCACAATATGCTGCGATTGAGGCCGTTAAAAACGGAACACAGGATAGTGAATTTATGAGGAAGCAGTATAAAGAGCGCCTAGAGTTTGTTATAGAACGTTTACAGAGTATAGGGATACCAGTCATTATTCCAGAAGGGGCTTTTTATGTTTTTCCTTCAATTAAGGCTTCAGGATTGTCCTCTTTCGACTTTGCTCTAAGATTGTTAGAAGAAGAGAAATTAGCGGTAGTGCCAGGGGACGCATTTTCATCATTTGGGGAAGGATATATTCGATTATCCTATGCTTATGCATTGCACGAACTTGAAGAAGCATTGTTACGATTGGGAAATTTTTGGATAAAAGTGATGAACTAA
- a CDS encoding alpha/beta hydrolase — protein MKWAKVVIKHVILISSILIACMLIIISISVYLWQTTDEGRLPAKTAVVLHAINNNLVSLDINIRPPAIVSGGGSGGNPLLREDLVIPVQGGVQIPVRMYRPQGEGPFPILMYYHGGAFIEGYGSLETHDNIIRSLATRTNSIVIAPSYRLAPDYVFPTAVEDSYSAIEWAVEHADSFNGDRERLSVVGDSAGGNIATVMTLMARDRHGPEISAQVLLYPLTTFQDVPLESREIYDSGYYLLSRQVMYLARDLYTPDELMWSHPYTSPLQAEDLSNLPPTLIITAEFDPLRDEGEAYAERLAEFDVPVRATRYRGVMHGFISFYEVMQSGRYGLQETASFLRQVNQGTADIGDAYNLQVRQPPQGFDRVRDQTEAFAIAAYLIGRSGANLFSTP, from the coding sequence GTGAAATGGGCGAAGGTTGTAATTAAACATGTTATTTTAATCTCGTCAATTTTAATAGCATGTATGCTAATAATTATTTCGATTTCAGTATACTTATGGCAAACGACAGATGAAGGCCGTCTTCCAGCTAAAACGGCTGTGGTACTCCATGCTATTAATAATAATCTTGTTAGTTTAGACATAAATATACGCCCACCTGCGATCGTTTCCGGTGGGGGGAGTGGGGGAAACCCATTACTTAGAGAAGATTTAGTCATTCCTGTTCAAGGAGGCGTACAGATTCCCGTACGTATGTATCGACCACAAGGGGAGGGACCCTTCCCTATCCTTATGTATTACCATGGGGGGGCATTTATTGAAGGTTATGGTAGTTTGGAGACCCATGATAATATCATTCGGTCTTTAGCTACTCGTACCAACAGTATTGTCATTGCACCAAGTTACAGGTTGGCACCAGATTACGTTTTTCCTACAGCTGTTGAAGATAGTTATTCAGCCATTGAATGGGCTGTAGAGCATGCAGATTCGTTCAATGGAGATCGTGAAAGATTAAGTGTTGTAGGGGATAGTGCAGGCGGGAATATCGCGACTGTTATGACGCTTATGGCACGTGATAGACATGGACCAGAAATTTCGGCGCAAGTGTTATTATATCCATTAACGACGTTTCAGGATGTCCCTTTAGAGTCAAGAGAGATTTACGATAGTGGCTATTATCTGCTATCAAGACAAGTGATGTATTTAGCGAGAGATTTATATACGCCTGACGAATTAATGTGGTCTCATCCTTATACGTCCCCTTTACAGGCGGAAGATTTGAGCAATCTGCCTCCAACCCTCATCATTACAGCCGAATTTGACCCACTAAGAGATGAGGGAGAGGCATACGCAGAAAGACTGGCAGAATTCGATGTGCCTGTTAGAGCTACACGTTATCGAGGTGTCATGCATGGATTTATTTCATTTTACGAAGTCATGCAAAGTGGCAGGTATGGCTTACAAGAAACTGCTAGTTTTTTACGGCAAGTTAACCAAGGCACAGCAGACATAGGAGATGCCTATAACTTGCAAGTTAGACAACCACCACAAGGGTTTGACAGAGTGAGAGACCAGACCGAAGCTTTTGCTATAGCGGCATATCTAATCGGGAGGTCTGGCGCAAATTTGTTTAGTACGCCCTAA
- a CDS encoding D-alanyl-D-alanine carboxypeptidase family protein, whose protein sequence is MKGVSRLLIISVIISFLFLPSHFTSASSLSSFSTPLDSEAYVVVDANSGEKLIGKNADMVMYPASITKIVTAIMAIETLDLDETVTISEEAVNADGTRVYLLEDEEVTVQQLLYGLMVSSGNDAAIALAEHMAGSVEAFSKDMNEFVKKHVGTSSTHFTNPHGLFNDEHVTTASDMAKISAYAMKNTSFRDLVATESYEWIGEGWETTLYNHHPLLRQLETVIGIKNGYVEKSGFTLVTAAEKDGTELIIVTLNSATSNLGMRDTERLLDYSFKHYETQWVSFEDSLITPGFIYPEKIGVTTFKNEPISYDVSNNGFLRIYGSGNRLLGLNSLDPLEIESKETLEKETLSSERGKLATFLSFDWVFVTGFLFV, encoded by the coding sequence ATGAAAGGTGTTTCACGATTATTAATTATCTCAGTTATTATCTCTTTCTTATTTTTGCCGTCTCATTTTACTAGCGCTTCTTCCTTGTCAAGTTTTAGTACACCACTTGATAGTGAAGCATATGTAGTCGTTGATGCGAATAGTGGAGAAAAGTTAATTGGAAAGAATGCAGATATGGTGATGTACCCAGCTAGTATAACGAAAATTGTTACAGCTATAATGGCAATTGAAACGCTAGATTTAGATGAGACTGTTACCATCAGTGAGGAAGCAGTCAACGCTGATGGCACAAGGGTTTATTTATTGGAAGATGAAGAAGTTACCGTTCAGCAACTTTTGTACGGGCTCATGGTCAGTTCAGGAAACGATGCAGCTATTGCGCTTGCCGAACACATGGCCGGCTCAGTAGAAGCATTTTCTAAAGACATGAACGAGTTCGTAAAAAAACATGTTGGTACTTCTTCAACTCACTTCACTAATCCTCATGGGCTATTCAACGACGAACACGTTACTACTGCTAGTGATATGGCTAAAATTAGTGCGTATGCCATGAAAAACACATCATTTCGTGATTTAGTAGCGACAGAATCTTATGAATGGATCGGTGAAGGTTGGGAAACGACTTTGTATAACCACCATCCGCTATTAAGGCAGTTAGAAACCGTCATTGGAATTAAAAACGGTTATGTAGAAAAGTCTGGATTTACACTTGTAACCGCAGCAGAAAAAGATGGCACAGAATTAATTATTGTGACATTAAACAGCGCCACAAGTAATCTTGGGATGCGGGATACTGAACGCCTTCTAGATTATAGCTTCAAGCATTATGAGACTCAGTGGGTATCTTTTGAGGACAGTTTAATCACGCCAGGGTTTATTTACCCTGAGAAGATCGGTGTGACCACTTTTAAAAATGAACCCATTTCATATGATGTTTCCAACAATGGATTTCTAAGAATATACGGAAGTGGGAACAGGCTTTTAGGGTTGAATAGTTTAGACCCCCTCGAAATTGAAAGTAAAGAAACGCTTGAAAAGGAGACCTTATCTTCTGAAAGAGGAAAACTTGCTACTTTCTTAAGCTTTGATTGGGTGTTTGTAACCGGTTTTTTATTTGTGTAA
- a CDS encoding DUF4397 domain-containing protein, which yields MKTRWLISLSFLVMLLGFTSIYPAITGAEKAEEAKLRIVHASPNTSAVDVYVNKDKIISDMGFKDVSEYLSVEEGSYDIKLYSSGSKPDDSDPVLEENVTVMGGEGYTFAAGGNSSEISLFEFKDELSPSESEAKVRVIHLSPDAPAIDVFSLETPLVKALEYKKASVYETLPEGNYSFDIKPEGQDKAIFNLPNVELKNGKNYTIIGLGLLKGDPAFDMIISQDN from the coding sequence ATGAAGACACGGTGGTTAATAAGTTTGAGTTTTCTCGTGATGCTCTTAGGGTTCACGTCGATTTACCCAGCTATTACTGGAGCTGAAAAGGCTGAAGAGGCAAAACTACGGATTGTTCACGCGTCACCTAACACTTCAGCAGTAGACGTTTACGTAAATAAAGATAAAATCATAAGTGATATGGGCTTTAAGGATGTCAGCGAATACTTATCAGTCGAAGAAGGTAGTTATGATATTAAACTGTATTCGAGTGGAAGTAAACCTGATGATAGTGATCCGGTGTTAGAAGAAAATGTGACAGTGATGGGTGGTGAAGGTTATACATTTGCTGCGGGAGGAAATTCTTCAGAAATAAGCTTATTTGAATTTAAAGATGAGTTGTCACCATCAGAAAGTGAAGCAAAAGTCAGAGTGATTCATCTGTCACCAGATGCTCCTGCCATAGATGTATTCTCATTAGAGACCCCTTTAGTGAAAGCTTTGGAATATAAGAAAGCAAGTGTTTATGAGACACTACCTGAAGGAAATTACTCCTTTGACATTAAACCAGAAGGACAAGATAAAGCCATATTTAATTTACCAAATGTTGAACTGAAAAATGGGAAGAATTATACGATTATCGGATTAGGTTTATTAAAAGGTGATCCAGCCTTTGACATGATTATTTCTCAAGATAACTAG
- a CDS encoding ABC-ATPase domain-containing protein, which produces MEQLSKQLIKLDGKSYRALKSIQGAYDGDMVTLFIDYVQGDPFAAPSRVRVFIPHTHTDLNPSDYVKTDQMIALKHFFAKECHKQLQNVKNTISGTGKSGLIFIDVPGQEVIDRTAVFMTPKGIEFRLSCGLPAQGRRILGHQANTLLTSLLPKVIINTVKNYDRESLKKALILANDQKYIRLELKKRQLVSFIANNSILPRKTGVSHKPMLTQDAVPFESPAEDEIILKLPSGKQIRGMAIKKGVTLITGGGYHGKSTLLQAIEKGVYNHEIGDGREYVITDESAIKIRSEDGRMIKHVNISPFINDLPFGKTTEDFSSQNASGSTSQAANIMEALEMDTTLLLIDEDTSATNFMIRDARMQQLVRKDKEPITPFIDRVQDLYTEKGISSILVIGGSGDYFDVADVIYMMEEYKPFNKTREAKKIAQELLTQRTTEISKPFQTLKQKRMIDKRRLFQLFDKKEKVESKGLHNIKIGKTIVDLTYVEQLVHQSQTQALALMIKQIIKHSKEPLTLKDAINDVYEKLEQQGIDSLSPFAGQHPGDFALPRKLELAAAINRIRH; this is translated from the coding sequence ATGGAACAGTTATCTAAACAATTAATAAAACTAGATGGAAAATCTTATCGAGCACTGAAGTCAATTCAAGGTGCATATGATGGAGATATGGTGACACTCTTTATTGACTATGTTCAAGGTGACCCATTTGCTGCACCATCTCGTGTCCGAGTTTTCATCCCCCACACCCATACAGATTTAAACCCATCTGATTATGTGAAGACTGACCAAATGATAGCTCTAAAACATTTTTTCGCTAAAGAGTGTCATAAACAACTACAGAATGTTAAAAACACTATCTCTGGTACAGGAAAAAGTGGGCTGATTTTCATTGACGTACCGGGACAAGAAGTCATCGATCGGACTGCAGTATTCATGACACCGAAGGGAATTGAATTTCGCCTCTCATGTGGATTACCAGCGCAAGGTCGAAGGATATTAGGACATCAGGCGAACACGTTACTAACATCGTTATTACCTAAGGTGATCATTAATACCGTTAAAAACTATGATCGAGAAAGTTTAAAAAAAGCTCTCATCCTAGCAAATGATCAAAAATACATTCGTTTAGAATTAAAAAAACGACAACTTGTCAGCTTTATTGCTAACAATTCTATTCTCCCTAGAAAGACTGGTGTTAGCCATAAACCGATGCTTACCCAAGATGCCGTTCCTTTTGAAAGTCCAGCTGAAGATGAAATCATCCTTAAATTACCGTCTGGCAAACAAATTCGGGGCATGGCCATAAAAAAAGGGGTTACCCTCATAACAGGGGGTGGCTATCATGGAAAAAGTACCTTATTACAAGCGATAGAAAAAGGGGTCTATAATCACGAGATAGGTGACGGAAGAGAATATGTCATCACAGATGAATCTGCAATAAAAATACGATCTGAAGATGGCAGAATGATTAAACATGTGAATATATCACCGTTTATTAATGATTTACCTTTTGGAAAGACGACGGAAGACTTTTCTTCTCAAAACGCCAGTGGCAGTACATCACAGGCGGCAAATATTATGGAAGCTTTGGAAATGGATACAACGTTATTACTAATTGACGAAGACACAAGTGCCACAAATTTCATGATTCGAGACGCCCGCATGCAACAGCTTGTCAGGAAAGACAAAGAACCTATTACACCTTTCATAGACCGTGTTCAAGACTTGTATACGGAAAAGGGAATTTCTTCAATTCTTGTTATAGGAGGCTCAGGAGATTATTTCGATGTAGCTGACGTCATTTATATGATGGAGGAATACAAACCATTTAATAAAACACGTGAAGCTAAAAAAATAGCTCAGGAGCTACTAACTCAACGTACCACAGAGATTTCTAAACCTTTCCAAACATTAAAACAGAAAAGAATGATTGATAAGCGAAGACTTTTTCAATTGTTTGATAAGAAAGAAAAGGTGGAGAGTAAAGGACTTCACAACATTAAAATAGGAAAAACGATAGTGGATCTTACTTATGTAGAGCAACTCGTCCATCAAAGTCAAACACAAGCTCTGGCATTAATGATTAAACAAATTATTAAACATTCAAAAGAGCCTTTAACCTTAAAAGACGCAATAAATGATGTTTATGAAAAACTTGAACAACAAGGTATTGATAGCCTCTCACCTTTCGCTGGACAACATCCTGGAGATTTTGCTTTACCTAGGAAACTTGAGCTTGCGGCCGCTATTAATCGCATTAGGCACTAA
- the msrB gene encoding peptide-methionine (R)-S-oxide reductase MsrB, producing MKKNDLKDKLTPLQYKVTQENGTEPPFENSYWNFFEEGLYVDLVSGEPLFTSKEKFESNCGWPSFTKPIDEASIKEKTDTSHHMIRTEVRSSQGDSHLGHVFNDGPKPNGLRYCINSAALKFIPKDKLKEEGYEDYLSLFEN from the coding sequence ATGAAAAAGAATGACTTAAAGGATAAGCTAACGCCACTTCAATATAAGGTCACACAAGAAAATGGAACTGAACCTCCTTTTGAAAATTCTTATTGGAATTTTTTTGAGGAAGGATTATATGTTGATCTTGTGTCAGGTGAACCACTGTTTACTTCTAAAGAAAAATTCGAATCAAATTGTGGCTGGCCAAGTTTTACAAAACCGATTGATGAAGCTTCTATCAAAGAAAAAACGGATACGAGTCATCATATGATCCGTACAGAAGTTAGAAGCTCTCAGGGTGATTCCCATTTGGGTCATGTGTTTAACGATGGTCCAAAGCCAAATGGATTAAGGTATTGTATAAACTCTGCAGCTTTAAAATTTATACCTAAGGATAAATTGAAAGAAGAAGGTTATGAAGACTATCTAAGTCTTTTTGAGAATTAA
- the msrA gene encoding peptide-methionine (S)-S-oxide reductase MsrA, whose protein sequence is MTRGNYKKATFAGGCFWCMVSPFDEQPGIEAVVSGYTGGHTPNPTYKEVCSETTGHLEAVEITYDSQVFPYEKLLDLFWRQIDPTDPGGQFNDRGHSYTTAIFYHDDHQKELAEKSKLNLQNSAKFNGEITTVIRPAEPFFPAEEYHQYYYKKNSFHYKLYKKGSGREAFIKTYWGDTP, encoded by the coding sequence ATGACAAGAGGAAATTATAAAAAAGCAACTTTTGCAGGGGGATGTTTTTGGTGCATGGTTTCCCCTTTTGACGAGCAGCCAGGTATAGAGGCCGTTGTTTCAGGCTATACGGGTGGTCATACACCTAATCCTACGTATAAAGAGGTTTGTTCAGAAACAACAGGTCATCTAGAGGCGGTAGAAATTACGTATGATTCACAAGTTTTTCCTTATGAAAAATTGTTAGATCTTTTCTGGAGACAAATAGACCCTACAGACCCTGGTGGTCAATTTAATGACAGAGGCCACTCTTACACGACAGCCATCTTTTACCACGATGATCATCAGAAGGAATTAGCAGAAAAGTCAAAACTAAACCTACAAAACAGTGCTAAATTTAATGGTGAAATAACCACGGTTATTAGACCGGCTGAACCATTTTTCCCTGCCGAAGAGTATCATCAGTATTATTACAAGAAAAATTCATTTCATTATAAATTATATAAAAAAGGTAGTGGAAGAGAGGCTTTTATTAAAACCTATTGGGGGGATACACCATGA
- a CDS encoding fructosamine kinase family protein translates to MISWIKEALLQTGCDASIRDIQHVSGGDINEAFYVKTNNYDYFIKSHEKMSPDFFIIEKESLEFIHLEANISVPEAYGVFNIDTRCGKRSGLVMKWIAPEPRQGKYQEMLANCIANLHRVTHTAFGYNKDTYIGTILQHNEWRENWCDFYASKRLLAQTELAVRNGKMPLKRRKMMDHLLARLHEWIPTTTVTPRLLHGDLWSGNWLSNSENKIYLIDPSILFGHREMDIAYTELFGGFNELFYSVYNAQLPLDQEYPGRRPLYQLFYLLVHLNTFGERYGSQIDSILHHYIGDPSL, encoded by the coding sequence TTGATATCATGGATTAAGGAGGCGTTACTTCAAACGGGCTGTGATGCTTCTATTAGAGATATTCAACATGTTTCTGGAGGTGACATTAATGAAGCGTTTTATGTTAAGACAAATAACTACGATTATTTTATAAAGAGCCATGAGAAGATGTCCCCAGATTTTTTTATTATCGAAAAGGAGTCTTTGGAATTTATTCATCTTGAAGCAAATATTTCCGTTCCAGAAGCGTATGGCGTATTCAATATTGATACAAGATGTGGTAAAAGAAGCGGTTTGGTGATGAAGTGGATAGCCCCTGAACCACGCCAAGGCAAATACCAAGAAATGCTAGCAAACTGTATTGCTAACTTGCATCGTGTGACTCATACGGCATTTGGATATAATAAAGATACATACATCGGAACCATTCTTCAACATAACGAATGGCGTGAAAATTGGTGTGATTTCTATGCATCAAAACGTTTACTAGCGCAAACAGAATTAGCTGTTAGAAACGGTAAAATGCCTCTTAAAAGGCGTAAAATGATGGATCACTTACTAGCGCGTTTACACGAGTGGATTCCCACAACAACTGTGACGCCTAGACTGCTTCATGGCGATTTATGGTCGGGTAATTGGTTAAGTAATTCAGAAAACAAGATTTACCTTATTGATCCATCTATTTTATTTGGCCACAGGGAAATGGATATAGCGTATACTGAATTGTTTGGAGGATTTAACGAACTGTTCTATAGTGTGTATAACGCACAATTACCATTGGATCAGGAATATCCTGGACGAAGGCCCCTTTACCAATTGTTTTATTTACTTGTTCACCTAAACACATTTGGTGAAAGGTATGGCTCTCAAATTGATAGTATACTTCACCATTATATAGGGGACCCAAGCTTATAA